The nucleotide sequence CCGCGCCCGCGCTCTCCCCCGTGTTCCCGGCGCTCCCCTCCGACGAGGGGCCGGACGACGTGGTCGTGGTGGTCGCCCGGCGCGGCACGCCCCTGTGGCGGGTGGTGCGGGAGATCGAGACGACGCTGGACGGGGACTGAGCTCCTCGAGACCCCCTCGAACTTCGCCGAACCCCCTCGATATTGCGGGTACGCAGTGCCTTTACGCGTGGCACTGAGTGCCATACCCTGTGGGCGTGCACGGTGGCACGGCGACCGGGCACGTACGTGCGCGGGTGAGCCGAGCACGGGATTCCGGCCGAGTGCAGGGAGTTGACCCGCGTGTACCACTTCTCAGGAAACGCCGTTCAGCAGGCCGTCGGTTCCGCGGCGGGCGTCCTCGACCGCGCGAGGACCGACGGCGACACGATCCTCTTCCAGCGCTGCACCTGGTGCGGCACCGCGATGTACCACCGGCTGCTGTGCCCGGTGTGTCAGGGCAGCGACCTGTGCACCGAGCGCAGCGAGGGCACCGGCACGGTCCGGCACGCCACGGTGGTGAACCGCAACACCCCCGCCGCGCGCAACGTCTCGCTCGTGGAGATGACCGAGGGGTTCGTGGTCCGCGGCCGGGTCATGGGCCCGCTCATCGGCATCCACAGCGGAGACCGCGTCCGGCTCTCCACGGTCAAGGACCCCGTAAGGGGCGAACCGGTCTTCCAGCTCCTCGACGAGCCGTACCGGGCCTGGCACTGATCCCCGGCCGGGGACGGCGCCCGCTCCCACCGCCCGTTGCACGGTGTCCGGATCCTTGCGGCGGCGAGCCCTGATCCGGGGTCACGGGCAACCTGCGGACACGCGTTCGCTTCCTCCGGTGCGCGAGGGGCTCCCCATACGGACGGGGTGCCCGCGCTCCGAGTGGTGAGGAGTGGACCTTGAACCGTGCCCGGCGCACAGGTGTCACCGTCGTGGCCGCGCTCGCGGCCCTGGCGGGGACACCGGGACTGGCACAGGCCCGGCAACCGGCCGAGCCGAGACCGGCGACCCCGACAGCGGCCCCCGACCGTCGACTGCCCCC is from Streptomyces asoensis and encodes:
- a CDS encoding Zn-ribbon domain-containing OB-fold protein, with the translated sequence MYHFSGNAVQQAVGSAAGVLDRARTDGDTILFQRCTWCGTAMYHRLLCPVCQGSDLCTERSEGTGTVRHATVVNRNTPAARNVSLVEMTEGFVVRGRVMGPLIGIHSGDRVRLSTVKDPVRGEPVFQLLDEPYRAWH